TCCGGATCCCCATCCACCAGATCCTGCTCCATTTCCTTCGCCGGCAGGCCGTCGGCATACGCCCACGCGTCGGAGGTCGTGAGGAGGAACAGGCCGATGAAGAGAGCGAGAGACAGAACCGCCACGGGGAGCCGAAACATCCGAAGAACAGAGGTGAGGGCCACGGCGCACTCCTTTCCTGCGAGTGGGCGGGGAAATTTCTTTCCCCCTTCGCAACGGTTGGCTAGGACACAAGTTATCCTAGCATCAACCGTTCCCACCCCGCAAGACACCCCGACCGGATCGGCCCGAAACCGGTGGTGTCTCGGATCCCCTAGGGCACGCCGCTTGCGGCGCGACGGGCCTCGAGAACGCTCCCCGCTCTCCCCGCGTGGGGAAAGCGAGCGCGTGTGTTCGCCGTAAAACGCGAGAAATCAACCGTGTCGAACGATGCGCCCCCAAGGAGCCTCTTTCTCCTCACGGGAGGCGGGCCGAACCCCCTCTCGACCCGACCACCGCGCCCACCGGTGGGAAACTTCTTTCCCCCCGCGCAACGAACGATCGAAAAACCGCTTGACGCCTCGCGAGCTCGACGCGCTTCGCGATCCTTTCCGTCCCGGTCGTGATCGGGCATCCCCCGTCCGGCACCCGGGGATGTTTCTCTTGTGAAGGAACCTATCACAAAGCGCGCAAGCTGTCAACCATTCTTGGCAAGATTGCGCAGTGTATTCGCGGGTTTGAAAAAAGGAGAAGAAAGCTACCGCTTCACGACAAACTGCGCGTTCGCCCGGTCGGTCGAGCCGTTCGCGAGATCAGTGACGTCGATCGTGAGCGTGTAGCGGTCGTCGGGAAGCGACTCGGCGTCGAGACGGATGTGCCGTCTGGCGGTCGGTCCGATGCTTTGCGTCTGAAACGCCTGACCGATCCCCTGTTCCAGCTTCCCCTCGCTGCTCCCGCCGAAGAAGCTCACGAAACGCTCGGCCTTCGTCCCGAAGAGTGTGTACTCGACCTCGTAGAGCCCTCTCCCGCCCGCCCCGGTCTCGACATGGTAGACCTCGAAGTAGATCGTGACGTCCTCTTCGGGCCCGTAGACCCGAATCGGTCGCGGCACGATCCGGTATTCGCCGCGCGCGAAGGTCCCTTCCTTCGCCCCCTCCGTCTCGACCCTTCCCGCGAACACCAGATCGCTGATGCGAATCGAATCCCCCTCGAAGCTCGGAACGTCCACTCCGGTCTTGAACAGACCCTGATTCTTCGAGACCGGATCGACCACGCGAAGAGCGAGAACATAGGATCCCGGATCCACCTCGAAGGAATCGGACGTCACGATCCAATTCGACCCGGAGATCGGATCGCGAGCGTGCGCGAGGTTGACCGATCGGGCGTCCACCGGAACGTAATCCGGCGTGTAGAGCACCGCCTGCCTTTGAAGGACCGCCGACTCGATCCCCTCCCGCGTCTCGAATGCGACGTCCTGGAGCGGTATGAGAAAACCGATCAGAAGAGCGGTCTTTCCTGCGGAACCCGCGAGGTGCGAGACATCGAAGACGAACCGAAGCTCCTTTCCGCCCTCGAAGTCGTACTCGTTGATCTCGGGAACTTCCCGCCAGCGATGCCGGCCTCTATCCGAATACCTTCGAGCAAGAACCGGATCAACCTCTATATTCCGTACCTCAAGAAATCGGTCGAAGCTCTCCTCGAAGAGCAGCTCCTCGTCCACCCGCCATCCGGTGTCCTCTCGAATATACTGGTCGGTCGCGCCGATTCCAGAAGGGACCCTCGTGAGCCCCTCTTCGAAGTAACCGCCGAGCCGCCGGTCCTCGAACCAAAGGATCATGTCGTCGTAGAGCCAGAACTCGTGGGGAGCCCGAAGCCCCTCGTGAATGAGGACCTCTCCCTCGAGTCTCTCGCGCCTCTTCGGCTTTCCGAAGCGGATGTACGCGCGCGCCCGGTCGTCGAAGACGAACCGCCCGTGCTTGTCGCGAAAGACGCGGATCGCCTCGACGATGCGCTGTTGGTGCTCTCTCTCTCGGCGGTTCTCGTCGGTCGTGGGGATCGGATCGACGCTCGCCCAGTAGCGGCGGCGCCACTCCGGACGCTCCTGCTCGGGCAAGGATTCGTACGCCGCGCGGTCCTCGTCGGAGAGGATGATCGTGAAGAAACGATCCTCGGAAGGGTGAGGTTCCTCGGCGAAGGCGCAACCGAACCCGGCAAGGAGAATGAAGAGAGCGAGAACCGTTCGATTCATCGTGGAACGCATCCCGAAGGGGACCGGCCGCTCCGATTGCGATCAAGGAGGCCGGTCAAACCTACTCTTGCATTATGAACCGTCCGGCGCCGCGCGCCTGCTCGCCCGACGAGAGGTCCCTCGCCTCGATAACGAGCGCATACGCGCCCGGCGAGAGCCCCGACGTCTCGATTGCGATCGCATGGACGGAGGAGGACGCGCGGCTCACGTTTCCGATCTCCGCCGCGCTCCCCTCCGACAAGCGCCCCTTCTCGGTCCCCCCGAACCGCGCCGAGAACGGCGCCCCGCTTTCGCTCGAGAGGGAGAACACGATCTCGGTGTAGAAGCGTCCGTCACGGTCCGGCTTCACACCGTGAAGCTCGAAATAGACGTATACTCTTTCACCCTTCCGAAACGCCCGGTCCGGACGGGGATCGATCCTGTAGTCGCCGCGCCGCACGGGTCCTTTCTGTCGGAAATCCGTCGTCGCTTTCTCCGCGAAGAGAAGATCGCTCATGCGCATCGAACCATCCGTGAAATCGGGCACATCGATGTCCGCTTCGAAGACCCCGCCGCCGCCGCCCGCCAGATCCTCGACGGCGATCGCGAGCCGATAAGGGCCCGGTTCCGACACGAGCGAATCGACCGCAACCAGCCGGAGAGGCGGTTCCACGCCGGGCGCGACATCGAGGATGATCTCTTTCCGCCCGGTCGCGGCGACCGAAAAGGTGGAATCACGAAGGGCGGTTCGCATCTCGATCCGCATGCTCGACCTTCCGCTATCGACCTCGCGGGCGCGCCCGAGCGGCCCCGCGGGGATTCCGACGCCAATGAGGACAGACGAGAGGCTGTCGGGCCGTCCGAATACGGAAACGGATGGTTCGAGGACGAGCTCGCTCGGAGGCGAAGCGTGTTCGTTCCTCTCCGGGACGCGCTCCCACCATTCCAGCCCCTCGCGCGTCCGGATTCCCACTCCCGTCGAGTCGAGCGAGAATGCGGCGAGCGCGCGAGCGCGCGCGGCCGCCGGATCTTCCTCTCCCATCACGTCCCACGCGAACCCCTCGCCGGTTTCGACGCGCCGGCGTGTGTCGGCCGTCGCGGGGAGCGCCCCCTCTCCATCGCCGAAACGATAGGCTCCGGAGAGCTCGCGGTCCTCGAACCAGAAGAGCGCGCCGTCGTATCGCCAGGCCTCGCGGGGAGGAACGAACGTGTCGCCCTCCAAGGCTCCGCGAAGGAACTCGATGCCAGCGGGGCGCCCGAAACGAATCCATGCCTTCGCGCGGTCATCCCAAACGAAGCGGCCGGACCGATCGCGGAATCGATCGATCGCCTCCACCACGCGCCGCTGGTGCTCCATCTCCCGCTCGTTCTCTTCGCTCGCGGGTGTCGGATCGAGTCGGCCCCAGTGTTTCCGTCGAAATGCCGCCTTCCGATCGTCGGCGAGAAACTCGTACGCCGCCCGCTCCTCGTCGGAGAGAACGACGGCGAAGAAGCGATCCTCTCTCGGATGCGGCTCCCCGCTCTCCCCTTGGCCTCGCGCCGGGACAGCGCACGCCGCGAACAGAAGAAGAAGAAAGAACGATCGAATCATGAACGCCCCCGTCCCAAGAGAGGGTTTGGACTTGAGACCACTATACTCCGGAAACGCGGGGGGACAAGCGCTCCTCGTCCGCGCGCGCTTGCCCATCGCCGCGGCAATCGCAGGGGAAGGGGCCGGTCTACTCGCGGAGAAAGCCGCATGCCTCGCGGAATCCCCATACGGCGACCCCCGCGGAGATCAAGGCGATGAGAACCGAACGGAGCAGGGTCGCTCCGGGGCCGTCGAGGGCCCGAATGAGATCGTCGAGGCTCTCGAAGAAGACGCCGGCGCCTTGAGCGAAGAAAGCCGCGAACTCCACCGCCGTGGGCCAGGCCGAACTCACGAGCGCGCCGCAGGAGCGCACGACCTCCGGGCCGACGACGAGAAGCGAAACCGCCGCTGCCGAGAAGACAAGAGCCCGGACGAGATCTCGCCCGAGAGAAAACCTCCCTCGGTGCGGAGACGCCGTGAACGCACTCCGCACGGCCCGTTCGGTGAAGTCGGCGGGAAGACGTTCCGGCGGCGGCGTCCGAAGCGCTTCCAACATGCGCGCCTGCAAGAGACGTTCGGCGCGGCAGCGCGGACATCCGGAGAGATGGCGTTCGAGCTCGCGTGCGTGATCCGGCGGAAGCGATCCGTCCAGCCCGCGTCCGATTCGATCCATCGCCTCGCGGCAGCGCATGGGCGCTTATCCCTCCGGCTCTCTTCGAGCCCGCGGCGGCGCGAAGTCCGTCTCGGCGACAAGGAGATCGCGAAGCCGCGCCCGTCTCCGGTGAATCAAGGTCTTGACCGTTCCGAGAGGAACTTCCATGACCGCGCTAATTTCTTCGTATTTCAATTGATTGAGATAGAAGAGAGTGATCGCGGTTCGATGAGAATCGGGGAGCCGCTCGAGAAGAGCGCGCGCCCTCTCCGCCGTGTCCCCCCGTTCGATCTCCTCCTCCAGATCGGGACGCGCCTCCGGCAGAAGCCGGAACTGCTCTTCTACCTCTTCCTCCCAAGAAACCGGGTCGGGCCTTCTGCCGCGCCTTCGAAGCTCGGAGAGCGAGAGGTTCCGCGCGATCTTGAAGATCCACGTGCGAAACGAACTCTCTCCCCGGAAGCGGGGAAACGCCTGATACGCGCGCACGAACACCTCCTGCGCGAGATCCTCCGCTTCTTCCCTCCCGACGGTTCTCGCAACCAACCAGTAGATCCCATGCTTGTGACGATCTACGAGCGCGGCGAACGCCGCCGCGTCTCCCGAGCGACATCTCCGCACCAGCTCTTCATCGTCGTCGCGGGTCGGGAGCCCTGTCTCGTTCACATCCGGTCCCGCCGCAGGACACGGCCTCTGCGCCCTCTCGGCCGAGCGGCCACCGCCCGGCCTCGCCCTCGGGGGAACTCCCGCGCGGGCGGATGCGGCGGAGGGGCGCCCCGTTCCGTAGTGTACAGACTCCGAAGGGAGCGGTCGTGTTTCAACTTTCCGGAGGAGGCGCGGTGAAACAAAACCGGGAACGGCGATGATTCTCAAGTCGCGCGAAAGGGAACGATTGCACAAGGAGCGGATGTTCCTCGCCGAGAAAGGACTGGAGATCCCGAGAGAGCTGTACGTCGAACGAGAGAAGGAGAAGAAGCCGAGCGATTATCGCACAACGCGCGTCGTGCTCCTCAT
Above is a genomic segment from Candidatus Eisenbacteria bacterium containing:
- a CDS encoding zf-HC2 domain-containing protein, producing MRCREAMDRIGRGLDGSLPPDHARELERHLSGCPRCRAERLLQARMLEALRTPPPERLPADFTERAVRSAFTASPHRGRFSLGRDLVRALVFSAAAVSLLVVGPEVVRSCGALVSSAWPTAVEFAAFFAQGAGVFFESLDDLIRALDGPGATLLRSVLIALISAGVAVWGFREACGFLRE
- a CDS encoding GWxTD domain-containing protein produces the protein MIRSFFLLLLFAACAVPARGQGESGEPHPREDRFFAVVLSDEERAAYEFLADDRKAAFRRKHWGRLDPTPASEENEREMEHQRRVVEAIDRFRDRSGRFVWDDRAKAWIRFGRPAGIEFLRGALEGDTFVPPREAWRYDGALFWFEDRELSGAYRFGDGEGALPATADTRRRVETGEGFAWDVMGEEDPAAARARALAAFSLDSTGVGIRTREGLEWWERVPERNEHASPPSELVLEPSVSVFGRPDSLSSVLIGVGIPAGPLGRAREVDSGRSSMRIEMRTALRDSTFSVAATGRKEIILDVAPGVEPPLRLVAVDSLVSEPGPYRLAIAVEDLAGGGGGVFEADIDVPDFTDGSMRMSDLLFAEKATTDFRQKGPVRRGDYRIDPRPDRAFRKGERVYVYFELHGVKPDRDGRFYTEIVFSLSSESGAPFSARFGGTEKGRLSEGSAAEIGNVSRASSSVHAIAIETSGLSPGAYALVIEARDLSSGEQARGAGRFIMQE
- a CDS encoding sigma-70 family RNA polymerase sigma factor is translated as MNETGLPTRDDDEELVRRCRSGDAAAFAALVDRHKHGIYWLVARTVGREEAEDLAQEVFVRAYQAFPRFRGESSFRTWIFKIARNLSLSELRRRGRRPDPVSWEEEVEEQFRLLPEARPDLEEEIERGDTAERARALLERLPDSHRTAITLFYLNQLKYEEISAVMEVPLGTVKTLIHRRRARLRDLLVAETDFAPPRARREPEG
- a CDS encoding GWxTD domain-containing protein, with protein sequence MNRTVLALFILLAGFGCAFAEEPHPSEDRFFTIILSDEDRAAYESLPEQERPEWRRRYWASVDPIPTTDENRREREHQQRIVEAIRVFRDKHGRFVFDDRARAYIRFGKPKRRERLEGEVLIHEGLRAPHEFWLYDDMILWFEDRRLGGYFEEGLTRVPSGIGATDQYIREDTGWRVDEELLFEESFDRFLEVRNIEVDPVLARRYSDRGRHRWREVPEINEYDFEGGKELRFVFDVSHLAGSAGKTALLIGFLIPLQDVAFETREGIESAVLQRQAVLYTPDYVPVDARSVNLAHARDPISGSNWIVTSDSFEVDPGSYVLALRVVDPVSKNQGLFKTGVDVPSFEGDSIRISDLVFAGRVETEGAKEGTFARGEYRIVPRPIRVYGPEEDVTIYFEVYHVETGAGGRGLYEVEYTLFGTKAERFVSFFGGSSEGKLEQGIGQAFQTQSIGPTARRHIRLDAESLPDDRYTLTIDVTDLANGSTDRANAQFVVKR